The genomic window AGATTAATCCCATAACCGACTCAAATGAACTAAGCTGTGAGAATATTTTGGGGGTCCGGTCTACTagatttcatatataatttttgttcttttgaatGTGTTTGATCCCTTAAAAAATAATGGACTTAACAGATATGAGGTTAAAGGACTGGTccaaaactgaaatttttgttCCGAGTAAATCATGGGACAACTTCCTGAATTGTATAAAATACCAAAATGCAGTACCTACATTTTTCCGATCAAACAGACACTTTAGCTCTTAAAATGTCTCACATTTATTTTTTCCTATATTTGCTGCAGGTGCTTTATATTTGcaaattttgttgtttctgCTTATAGCCTTTTGCTCATTTGTCTTCCAAGTAAAAGTCAATTGTGGAGATTTGCAGTTGCTTTGGATTTCGTACTACTCTATATATCCCTCACTCTGTCTCTAGCTAGCACTTAACTTCATAATCTCCCATTTTTCTAATTGTTTGATGTTTTGTTATTGACTAGATTTTGACAGTGATTTTGATAGCAAGTTGCTCATCAGCATTAACAATTGGTATGATGGAAAGTGAAGGAAACCCTCATGCATTTTGGTTGCCAATATGTCACATTTTTCCCTTTTATTGCTTCATAGTCTTCTTAGCTATTGGACTTAGCTTTTTTGGCTCATTCATTTTCATGATAGTGCAATTGATTTGCATCCAAGAAGCATTTAATATCATTCTCCTAGAATAATACCATTAAGTTGGGGTATTACATTTCAtaaatttcttgtttttctttttaatatactAGATCATAGACCCGTGTGTGTGACACGCTTATAATGGTATTGAGTAGGAGATGTTTTTTCAGGAGTATGACGAGTCGTGCAAAACTTTGAGTAGGAGATGTTTTTTTAGGAGTTGACATGTCAGATACTAAATGTATATACTTATCTCATTTAGAATTCGAACTTTAATTTGTCATGTTGTGGCGTTCCTTTCCTAGCatgactttttttcttcttagatAGTAAATTGATTAATTGGTGGGTCTAaaccttttatttttctttgtaaagttttttttcctGACAAATTTATCTTCATAAAGATTGAACAATCTAGAAATTTGATTAGTTTATTATAATGCTCAGAACATATCTACTTGACTAAATGTTACACCTTCTGGTCttttatataaaagaaaatttacttttGAATAAACACAtcatattaatttgaatatCAAATTCATGAAGAGGCACCTTTTTGAGTGGtttatttgtttcaattattttggAAATCTCTCAAATGCTACACTAAAATTCTGCATTTATGAAAGATTAGTGTTCATGTTTGTTTTAGAATGATTCAAACCCTATGAATTCCATCCACTGCCACTACTAAATTAATGGCCTTTCACTTGGATTATATAAGTCACAATTGAAGCAAGGTACTTAATTACAACTTTGAAGCATATGAATAGGATCACAAAGGCACATTGCCAAATTTTACAAACAAGAGCTTTTTAGCCCCCAAATCTATACATTATGCATTGTGTAtatctctttttttcttcttctttcatttgATAAAGTATCAAATTACTTAAGAGAGTAATCCGAAGTTGTCGATGAAATAGCAGGGTTGTATCAACCTAGTCATCCACATTATCAATATTCCGAATTTCAAAATGTTAATCAAGTCGGTCCCTCTATCTAAATATGTTATCAAATGCATCCTTGACGTCATTCACTTAGTTTCAAATTCATCACCGATATTACCAACTTAACGTCATTAGAGGGACGAATTTGACTAAAATTTAGCAATTTTAGagatcattttaaaatatcGATAATGTGAGGGACCAGATTGATACAACCCTACGATTTCATTAACCAGTTCGAGTATTAATCTACTCACAGGTTTAAAACATCTCAGCTTCAGATTTTTCCACAGTATGCAATTGAAAAAGTACACTTATGATACATGAAAACTCTCTTTCATCCATTGTGTTTGTAATTGCATTCCAGCTTCAGTAAAAGCATTCCATGCAGACTGGTATAGCCTTTGATCCAATCTTTGTCCTTCAATTTTCATGTCTTGT from Trifolium pratense cultivar HEN17-A07 linkage group LG1, ARS_RC_1.1, whole genome shotgun sequence includes these protein-coding regions:
- the LOC123902671 gene encoding CASP-like protein 1C1, whose product is MSSNGAVCPRALRGLASCFTISAATLMITAHQSKYINGSFLTVEFNDLAAYWCFIFANFVVSAYSLLLICLPSKSQLWRFAVALDFILTVILIASCSSALTIGMMESEGNPHAFWLPICHIFPFYCFIVFLAIGLSFFGSFIFMIVQLICIQEAFNIILLE